Proteins co-encoded in one Bacteroidota bacterium genomic window:
- a CDS encoding c-type cytochrome domain-containing protein, with protein MPNAMWTTNTRILSLVLVLFTLFSLPASASDLLPVLQETADESATPLLTRILNVDPDNPPDILVFLGRFHPLFVHLPISFLLLGALLEVITRMKRYEELRPAVSFVLFLGALSAVVAVVAGLLLAMTGSYGGDDLNWHKWLGIGVAVTAVLAYWLKRRSLKTEDVSMRRAYGGVLAACSAMLIVASHFGGSLTHGSDYLTSYMPEPFRSIAGIPPREEAKPIVLENVDEAQLFSDIIHPILDAKCTSCHNPNKKKGDLILTTEADIVAGGESGAVFVAGDAGDSDLYRRLLLPTDHDDHMPPSGRKPLSDDHIRLIGWWIDSGAPFEDATVAQIGTDDNIRGILDRMASEAQEAAFALEVPAADPADIQALADMGVLIMPLSQETNLLQATFLNVADDFSDDDLALLTPLAEQMAWLNLGRSAITDAGMVHIKALKNLSKLHLEKTAVTDDGLAQLSELERLEYLNLYGTQVSDNGLEHLKSLANLSALYLWQSNATREGAARLETAIPGIEINMGYEMMQDAETNNVSTD; from the coding sequence ATGCCAAACGCGATGTGGACCACCAATACACGCATCCTTTCATTGGTGCTGGTACTTTTTACCCTTTTTTCGCTTCCTGCCTCAGCCTCTGATTTGCTGCCTGTTTTGCAGGAAACAGCAGATGAAAGTGCTACACCACTCCTTACCAGGATTCTAAATGTAGATCCCGACAATCCGCCAGATATTTTGGTGTTTCTAGGGCGTTTCCACCCCCTCTTCGTGCATTTGCCGATTAGTTTCTTGCTGCTTGGCGCCCTGCTCGAAGTAATCACACGCATGAAACGCTATGAAGAGTTGCGGCCGGCTGTATCGTTTGTCCTTTTCCTGGGCGCTCTTAGTGCTGTCGTTGCGGTAGTTGCCGGCCTATTGCTTGCGATGACTGGCAGCTACGGGGGGGATGATCTGAACTGGCATAAGTGGCTCGGGATCGGGGTTGCAGTGACAGCTGTGTTGGCGTATTGGCTCAAGCGCCGCAGCCTAAAAACGGAAGATGTATCAATGCGCCGGGCCTATGGAGGCGTACTCGCTGCCTGTAGTGCGATGCTCATCGTAGCAAGCCATTTTGGAGGCTCACTCACCCACGGCTCAGATTACCTGACCAGCTACATGCCTGAGCCATTTCGTTCAATTGCCGGCATTCCGCCGCGAGAAGAAGCAAAACCCATTGTCCTTGAAAACGTGGATGAAGCGCAGTTATTCAGCGACATTATTCATCCCATCCTTGATGCCAAGTGTACCAGTTGTCATAATCCCAACAAGAAAAAAGGCGACCTGATTCTTACCACAGAAGCTGATATTGTTGCGGGTGGCGAAAGCGGTGCTGTGTTTGTTGCCGGCGACGCAGGCGACAGCGACCTTTATCGCCGGCTGCTGCTTCCCACAGACCACGATGACCACATGCCTCCTTCAGGCAGAAAGCCGCTGTCAGATGATCATATTCGCCTGATTGGCTGGTGGATCGACAGCGGTGCACCTTTTGAGGATGCTACGGTTGCTCAAATCGGTACCGACGATAATATTCGCGGCATCCTCGACCGCATGGCATCTGAAGCTCAGGAAGCTGCCTTTGCCCTTGAAGTGCCGGCTGCTGATCCGGCAGACATACAGGCCCTCGCAGACATGGGTGTCCTCATCATGCCCCTATCCCAAGAAACCAACCTGCTCCAGGCAACTTTCCTCAATGTTGCTGACGACTTCAGCGACGATGACCTGGCCCTGCTTACTCCGCTCGCAGAACAGATGGCCTGGCTGAATCTTGGCCGATCGGCCATTACCGACGCAGGCATGGTGCACATAAAAGCGCTGAAGAACCTTTCGAAGCTACACCTCGAAAAAACAGCAGTGACGGATGACGGCCTCGCGCAATTGAGTGAATTGGAACGCCTGGAATACCTCAATTTGTACGGCACCCAAGTATCGGACAACGGACTTGAGCACTTGAAATCGCTCGCCAACCTGAGTGCGCTCTACCTGTGGCAATCCAACGCAACACGCGAAGGTGCAGCCCGACTGGAAACGGCCATCCCTGGCATCGAAATCAACATGGGCTACGAAATGATGCAGGATGCAGAAACGAACAACGTATCTACAGATTAA
- a CDS encoding isochorismate synthase — MMERRDNIQSTLQVTPVTKPSLMLSDQVRSVLAAARNTAAVDQRIVQVSVPVAALDPVQWLREQDADIKIFWEARDDQFFTAALGEADQLIAQGNDAFPVLKAQVNERLEEAQEGVRYYGGIRFDQAGTPEWPVAGNFCFVLPRFELQGHDGQFFLCCNLIPGEDMHREEELLAALAGIQFSTHKLRGEVPLPIARHDSPNESGWRGMIQEALKMIRNGHPLEKVVLARKVEFSFTEAFDKFLLFKLLREATPNCFHFYFQVQDAYVFLGAPPERLYRRNGRAIFSEAVAGTGMRDDINAKDIELGHRLLLSDKDQHEHAFVRRSIEQVFRAICTDITMDKAPSLMNLNIGRHLRSKFHGMLRPSISDVDILQALPPTSAVGGHPKKEAMETIRQLESFDRGWYAGPIGWMSNEAAEFAVAIRSGLATDRKLALYSGAGIVEGSKPVDEWQEIEQKIGDFIKALGLDQRRAKY; from the coding sequence ATGATGGAGAGACGCGATAACATACAAAGCACCTTGCAGGTAACGCCGGTTACAAAGCCGTCGTTAATGCTTTCAGATCAAGTCAGGTCTGTCCTTGCTGCAGCCCGAAATACTGCAGCGGTCGATCAGCGTATTGTACAGGTTTCTGTGCCTGTTGCTGCGCTCGATCCTGTCCAGTGGTTGCGTGAGCAGGATGCTGATATAAAAATTTTCTGGGAGGCCAGAGACGACCAGTTTTTTACTGCAGCGTTGGGCGAGGCTGATCAACTCATTGCCCAGGGTAATGATGCTTTTCCAGTGCTTAAAGCGCAAGTTAATGAGCGGCTAGAAGAGGCACAGGAAGGTGTGCGGTATTATGGTGGCATCAGGTTTGATCAAGCAGGCACCCCAGAGTGGCCCGTTGCCGGAAACTTTTGTTTTGTGTTGCCTCGGTTTGAGCTTCAGGGACACGACGGACAATTTTTCTTGTGCTGCAACCTGATCCCAGGCGAGGATATGCACCGGGAAGAGGAGCTACTGGCTGCACTTGCTGGCATACAATTCTCGACACACAAATTACGTGGAGAGGTCCCGTTGCCTATAGCGCGACATGATTCCCCAAATGAATCAGGGTGGCGCGGTATGATACAGGAGGCGCTGAAAATGATTCGGAATGGCCATCCGCTTGAAAAAGTTGTGCTGGCGCGCAAAGTAGAATTTTCTTTTACAGAAGCGTTTGATAAATTTTTGCTTTTCAAACTGCTTCGTGAGGCAACACCAAACTGTTTTCACTTCTATTTTCAGGTGCAGGATGCGTATGTCTTTTTGGGTGCGCCGCCAGAGCGCCTGTATCGCCGCAATGGCAGGGCTATTTTTAGCGAAGCCGTTGCCGGCACAGGAATGCGCGATGATATCAATGCAAAAGACATTGAACTGGGACATCGGCTACTATTGAGTGATAAAGACCAGCACGAGCACGCGTTTGTCAGGCGTAGCATCGAGCAAGTCTTTCGTGCGATATGCACGGATATTACGATGGACAAAGCACCTTCTTTGATGAATCTCAATATTGGCCGGCACCTTCGATCTAAATTCCATGGGATGCTGCGCCCGTCTATTTCAGACGTCGACATTTTGCAGGCATTGCCTCCAACCTCTGCGGTGGGCGGACATCCAAAGAAAGAGGCCATGGAAACTATCCGGCAACTGGAGTCATTTGATCGCGGGTGGTATGCGGGACCTATTGGCTGGATGAGTAACGAAGCCGCAGAATTTGCGGTTGCCATCCGATCCGGACTTGCAACAGATCGAAAGCTTGCCCTCTATTCGGGCGCCGGCATTGTTGAAGGCTCCAAACCTGTCGATGAATGGCAGGAAATTGAGCAGAAAATCGGCGATTTTATCAAAGCATTGGGGCTTGATCAACGACGCGCCAAATATTAA
- a CDS encoding histidine phosphatase family protein has product MTKSAEGSESRAPAFSSGEASRPAARVENAVTHLFLVRHGETDYNKQGIVQGRGIDVPLNELGRRQARALASHAATFNLDVIYASTLIRAKQTAQTVALENQDKPLIYLNDLEEMSWGDYEGMHVTDALRDEFVRMREEWQQGNYTFSIGRGESALDVQQRALRGINYIIDNHAGERVMVVAHGRFLRILIASLLDAYGLQRMEEIKHANTGINYITHSAAGFEMQYLNNTDHLASLS; this is encoded by the coding sequence ATGACGAAGTCAGCGGAAGGATCTGAATCAAGAGCCCCTGCCTTTTCGAGCGGTGAGGCGTCTAGGCCGGCAGCACGTGTGGAGAACGCTGTTACCCACCTGTTTCTTGTACGTCACGGCGAAACGGATTACAACAAGCAGGGCATTGTGCAGGGCAGAGGGATAGATGTACCGCTGAATGAGTTGGGACGCCGGCAAGCGCGTGCTTTGGCATCACACGCGGCTACTTTTAACCTGGATGTGATTTACGCCAGTACCCTTATTCGTGCCAAACAGACTGCCCAGACTGTTGCATTGGAGAACCAGGATAAGCCCCTCATATACCTCAACGATCTCGAAGAGATGTCGTGGGGTGACTATGAAGGCATGCATGTAACAGACGCGCTACGCGACGAGTTTGTACGTATGCGCGAAGAATGGCAGCAAGGCAATTATACTTTTTCGATTGGAAGAGGGGAGTCTGCCCTGGATGTTCAGCAGCGGGCCCTGCGGGGCATCAACTATATAATTGACAATCACGCCGGCGAACGGGTCATGGTTGTGGCCCACGGTCGGTTTCTTCGCATCCTGATTGCAAGCTTGCTTGATGCATATGGATTGCAGCGGATGGAGGAGATTAAACATGCCAACACGGGCATAAACTATATCACGCATAGTGCGGCCGGATTTGAAATGCAGTATTTAAACAATACCGATCATCTGGCATCCTTAAGTTAG
- a CDS encoding polysaccharide biosynthesis C-terminal domain-containing protein, translated as MAKRSIFDLIKQSGLYALGNVAIKLSGLFLAPLYLNSSILSVKAYGQFATLFVFAQICIIVAGLGLGNGLLRYVGRDERAGEQEALPFTAVVASIGFAGLFWLILQFFAEPLASYFLDDTGAGHVILFLGIYIGCKVIAAVPMMLLRIQERPGVYVLVIMLEMVVLIGGVYVFLAAQQRGIEGIYMAYACASGLQVFVLLVALLSSIKWQFKVGLLRPLLAYGGPLIFMGLAGLVLNAGDRFLLKELASDETVAMYEWAARLSGVLNLFVVQSFQLAFTILGLKTLGSGDLSLHRRAFRHFSIWAAWFVLGIALLAFDLTAALGRIGVDAYYLESTILVFPLALGAMLYGVFVVINNIFFATNKTHLISWMVSIAAVLNVLLNLALIPTTGAYGAAAATVLSYGILVFLANRLAGKEIDIQYRWSTFAIVLGIVTCLFVLGLLTQEFALVPRIFARVLLILTYFPLLFLFRLYSRDEIAQGWQFIKEKIGWT; from the coding sequence ATGGCAAAAAGATCTATTTTTGACCTTATCAAGCAAAGTGGCTTGTACGCACTTGGCAATGTTGCCATTAAACTTAGCGGGTTATTTCTTGCACCGCTTTATCTGAACTCTTCCATTTTAAGTGTCAAGGCGTACGGTCAATTTGCGACGCTTTTTGTGTTTGCCCAGATTTGCATCATTGTCGCTGGGCTAGGATTAGGGAATGGTCTGCTAAGGTATGTAGGGAGAGATGAGCGTGCGGGTGAACAGGAAGCGTTGCCTTTTACGGCAGTTGTTGCATCCATCGGGTTTGCCGGCTTGTTCTGGCTGATTTTGCAGTTTTTTGCCGAACCGCTGGCCTCGTATTTCCTCGATGACACCGGCGCCGGTCATGTCATCCTGTTTTTGGGGATATATATCGGGTGCAAAGTTATAGCAGCCGTACCCATGATGCTGCTTCGCATTCAAGAGCGGCCCGGGGTGTATGTACTTGTGATCATGCTGGAAATGGTTGTGTTGATTGGCGGCGTATATGTTTTTCTTGCAGCACAGCAACGGGGGATTGAAGGCATCTACATGGCGTATGCCTGTGCCTCCGGATTGCAGGTTTTTGTACTGCTCGTAGCGTTGCTTTCCTCAATAAAGTGGCAATTTAAAGTAGGGCTCTTGCGTCCTTTACTTGCTTATGGCGGCCCGCTCATTTTTATGGGACTTGCCGGACTTGTTTTGAATGCCGGCGATCGTTTTTTGCTGAAAGAGCTTGCTTCAGATGAAACGGTTGCCATGTACGAGTGGGCGGCGAGGCTCAGTGGCGTATTAAATCTTTTTGTAGTACAGAGTTTTCAGCTTGCTTTCACCATTCTTGGCCTCAAAACACTGGGCAGTGGGGACCTCAGTTTACACAGGCGGGCTTTCCGACATTTTTCTATATGGGCCGCGTGGTTTGTGCTCGGCATTGCGTTGCTGGCTTTTGACCTGACCGCAGCCCTTGGCCGCATCGGGGTAGATGCCTACTACCTTGAAAGTACAATTCTCGTTTTTCCGCTTGCATTGGGGGCAATGCTGTATGGTGTGTTTGTTGTGATCAACAACATTTTCTTTGCAACCAATAAAACCCACCTCATTTCCTGGATGGTGTCGATAGCGGCTGTACTGAATGTATTGCTGAACCTTGCGCTTATTCCGACAACCGGTGCTTATGGCGCAGCCGCCGCTACTGTGTTGTCATATGGGATCCTTGTTTTTTTGGCAAATCGCCTCGCGGGCAAAGAAATTGATATCCAATACCGGTGGTCTACCTTCGCAATCGTCCTTGGCATTGTTACCTGCCTTTTTGTGCTTGGCTTGCTGACGCAGGAGTTCGCACTGGTACCGAGAATTTTTGCACGTGTTTTGCTTATCCTGACCTACTTCCCGCTGTTATTCCTTTTTAGGTTATACAGTCGGGATGAGATTGCTCAGGGATGGCAATTTATCAAAGAGAAAATAGGTTGGACCTAA
- a CDS encoding DUF4230 domain-containing protein: protein MRGIFLILLLLAGVAVGIYLSPPQISAPSLPDVQITQEDVKEIIISELRREVPASFLVAGYLDINATITQQNTKYLFPDYFDKSISLGTTKSTVRLPGRVSYGVDLLKIDGSSISFEPGNVVIITASELEVESVDPNLENMEVQTEVGWARLHSWSGQAVEHKAMVVAKDALRAEAEAHLQTSPQPLRNTEAALSRLLVPALKAAGVSDPVIRFRKGVQLYTPQG from the coding sequence ATGAGAGGCATTTTCCTGATCCTGTTGCTGCTTGCTGGAGTTGCGGTAGGTATCTACCTGTCACCACCCCAGATTTCTGCGCCATCATTGCCTGATGTGCAGATCACGCAAGAAGACGTTAAAGAGATTATCATCTCCGAGCTTAGGCGTGAGGTGCCGGCTTCCTTTCTGGTTGCGGGATACCTGGATATCAACGCAACCATCACGCAGCAAAACACCAAGTATCTCTTCCCGGATTACTTTGACAAGTCCATCTCGCTGGGTACCACGAAATCAACTGTACGACTACCGGGGCGTGTGTCCTATGGTGTCGATCTGCTCAAGATTGACGGCAGCTCCATTTCTTTTGAGCCCGGTAATGTTGTCATAATTACCGCCAGCGAGCTTGAAGTAGAGTCTGTTGATCCGAACCTCGAAAATATGGAGGTTCAAACAGAAGTAGGGTGGGCGAGACTACATTCGTGGAGTGGACAAGCTGTAGAGCACAAAGCCATGGTTGTTGCCAAAGATGCACTCCGTGCAGAAGCTGAAGCACACCTGCAAACATCCCCACAACCCTTGCGAAACACCGAAGCAGCCCTTTCCCGGTTATTGGTGCCGGCGTTAAAAGCAGCTGGCGTGTCAGATCCTGTAATCCGGTTTAGAAAAGGTGTTCAACTGTACACCCCGCAAGGCTAG
- a CDS encoding YfhO family protein: MARNQKKKRNKKKQPAAAAKQITAEPNLWDRQSPTVQHAFCLVLLAVISFTFFAPIHFKGMSLFAYDTVSFKAMSNEMTQYKAETGETALWSPNPFGGMPGYMISSPVEVKQLDDIPRFLRTLIWPSSHFLFMLWGTYLLAFVLVSDKWASMLAAVAYSFTTYVPIILVAGHNSKFITMAFAPWLILAFVFALRKPGVLSSFLFAIALAINLRAGHIQITYYVAFVMAIWWLVEVVGAYRSNNVANIAKSTGWLAFGSVLGILMVAQPFLSNFEYKAHTIRGASPGGEAGGGGLSWAYAMNWSQGIGELITLIISDAYGGASAYWGPKPPTGGPHYVGGIVMALAVFAGFTVRKRAVLALSIAAILLTLFALGRHFELLNRFMFNFFPLFSSFRVPETWLAIVSLVLALLAAFGFKQAFESLRTTSTGLPTLFKTMGAALAVMLVLFTMKDVFFAFEKEGEREMFMQRVASQNNVSVNNPQVATAVDRALVGIKADRGDRYAKDAIRTILMLLGASLVFFLFQKGSLAGFVAGFLIFGLVAYDLIDVGKRYFVEERLTTEQTADALVAEYGFDTYLINKKNELGGNGHFRVLSLEGNLVEVARPAYHYETLSGYHGAKLRYYQDYLENILFKDSVPHANGLDLLNTRYVIVPRGQLPDTRMVYQDPQTGMQVLERENALPRAYFVGNTEVITSAEETWSRLQSDAFNLATTAILPAELPVTTSPVDSASVATAVLEKHTPHEISWRVNTDTDRLLVVSEVYYPDGWKAYVDDVEVPIHRVNYLIRGVQIPAGEHQLTMAFDPSSYKLGYWVSLLSTLLAYGAVIGLVGYGYFRRKDQ; this comes from the coding sequence ATGGCACGAAACCAGAAAAAAAAGCGTAACAAAAAGAAGCAGCCGGCTGCAGCAGCAAAACAGATTACGGCTGAGCCAAATTTATGGGACCGGCAGTCTCCGACCGTGCAACATGCGTTTTGTCTGGTTTTGCTCGCTGTTATCTCCTTTACTTTTTTTGCCCCGATTCACTTCAAGGGGATGTCGCTGTTTGCCTACGACACTGTAAGCTTTAAGGCAATGTCGAATGAGATGACGCAATACAAGGCGGAAACGGGGGAAACGGCACTCTGGTCGCCCAATCCGTTTGGCGGGATGCCCGGGTACATGATTTCATCTCCCGTTGAAGTAAAACAACTGGATGATATACCACGGTTTCTCCGGACCCTCATCTGGCCTTCTTCGCACTTCCTCTTTATGCTTTGGGGGACGTACCTTCTTGCTTTTGTGCTTGTGAGTGACAAATGGGCGAGCATGCTGGCGGCGGTTGCGTACAGTTTTACTACCTATGTACCCATCATCCTGGTTGCCGGCCATAATTCTAAATTTATCACGATGGCATTTGCGCCGTGGTTGATTCTTGCATTTGTCTTCGCTCTTCGAAAACCCGGCGTACTCAGCAGCTTCCTGTTTGCTATAGCCCTGGCCATAAACTTGCGGGCTGGCCATATCCAGATTACGTACTATGTGGCTTTTGTTATGGCCATCTGGTGGCTTGTAGAAGTTGTGGGTGCGTACCGTTCAAACAATGTGGCAAACATTGCCAAATCTACCGGTTGGCTGGCGTTTGGCTCCGTGCTAGGCATACTGATGGTTGCCCAGCCGTTTCTCTCAAACTTTGAGTATAAAGCACATACGATCCGTGGTGCGTCGCCTGGTGGAGAAGCCGGCGGCGGCGGGCTTTCCTGGGCCTATGCAATGAATTGGAGCCAGGGCATTGGGGAGTTGATAACCCTCATTATTTCGGATGCTTACGGAGGTGCTTCGGCCTATTGGGGCCCCAAGCCACCCACAGGTGGTCCTCACTATGTGGGAGGAATTGTTATGGCCCTTGCAGTCTTTGCCGGCTTTACCGTACGAAAACGCGCTGTATTGGCACTTTCGATTGCTGCAATCTTGCTCACGCTGTTTGCATTGGGCCGGCATTTTGAACTGCTCAATCGGTTCATGTTCAACTTCTTCCCGTTATTCAGCAGTTTCAGGGTACCAGAAACCTGGCTGGCTATTGTGTCTCTAGTGCTCGCGTTACTAGCGGCATTCGGATTCAAGCAGGCGTTTGAATCGCTGCGCACAACCTCTACTGGCTTGCCAACCCTCTTCAAAACAATGGGTGCCGCACTCGCCGTTATGTTGGTGCTGTTTACAATGAAAGACGTGTTCTTTGCGTTCGAGAAAGAGGGGGAACGCGAGATGTTTATGCAACGCGTAGCGTCACAAAACAACGTCAGTGTAAACAATCCGCAAGTTGCCACTGCCGTTGACCGTGCATTGGTTGGAATTAAAGCTGACCGGGGTGACCGTTATGCAAAAGATGCCATTCGCACCATCCTCATGTTGCTGGGTGCGAGCCTCGTGTTTTTCCTGTTTCAAAAAGGATCACTGGCAGGATTTGTGGCTGGCTTCCTGATCTTTGGTTTGGTGGCTTATGATCTCATTGATGTAGGCAAACGCTACTTCGTCGAGGAGCGGTTAACCACCGAGCAAACGGCAGATGCGCTTGTTGCAGAATATGGCTTTGATACCTACCTGATCAATAAAAAGAATGAACTTGGCGGCAATGGGCACTTTCGCGTGTTGTCGCTGGAAGGCAATCTAGTTGAAGTTGCGCGGCCTGCCTACCATTATGAAACACTAAGCGGATACCACGGCGCCAAGCTCAGGTATTATCAGGATTACCTGGAGAACATCCTTTTTAAAGACAGTGTGCCGCATGCAAACGGTCTGGACTTGCTCAACACGCGGTATGTAATAGTACCCCGCGGACAACTCCCCGATACGCGAATGGTCTACCAGGATCCACAAACAGGCATGCAGGTGCTGGAACGTGAGAACGCGTTGCCCCGGGCATACTTTGTGGGCAATACTGAAGTAATAACAAGCGCCGAAGAGACCTGGTCGCGGTTGCAAAGCGATGCATTCAACCTGGCCACAACCGCTATCTTGCCGGCCGAATTGCCTGTGACAACTTCACCAGTTGATTCTGCCAGCGTAGCGACAGCCGTGTTGGAAAAACATACACCCCATGAGATTTCATGGCGTGTCAATACCGATACCGATCGTTTGCTGGTAGTAAGCGAGGTTTATTATCCTGATGGCTGGAAGGCCTATGTAGATGATGTTGAGGTACCAATTCATCGGGTGAACTATCTCATTCGTGGCGTACAGATACCGGCCGGCGAACATCAGCTCACTATGGCGTTCGATCCATCCAGTTACAAGCTGGGATACTGGGTAAGCCTCCTGTCCACGTTGTTGGCATACGGGGCGGTAATAGGCCTTGTTGGCTACGGGTATTTCCGAAGAAAGGATCAGTAG
- the wecB gene encoding UDP-N-acetylglucosamine 2-epimerase (non-hydrolyzing), whose product MKVVTLVGARPQFIKASMVSRAFSAAGIEEMIVHSGQHYDRQVSQIFFDELEIPQPEVNLQVGSGSHAVQTGEIMERFETFLLAQDAVDWVLVYGDTNTTLAGALVAAKLDIPISHVEAGLRSFNRKMPEEINRIVTDRLSEVLFCPTSTAMQHLKNEGIDTTVCFSGDVMYDATIHFSALAATKQNLIDDVPADYYLATVHRASNTDNKKHLLEILAGLGALPAPVLLPLHPRTKAKLDGIDVPQNIHVKEPVGYLKMLQLIKNAQAVLTDSGGLQKEAYWLKKACITLRQETEWVETLEGGWNQLVAADRQAIQEAVARVPALTTPQKMFGLPLDGGTASNVIAKTLLGYNS is encoded by the coding sequence ATGAAAGTAGTCACGCTGGTCGGGGCAAGGCCCCAGTTTATAAAAGCGTCTATGGTAAGCCGGGCCTTTTCAGCGGCCGGTATTGAAGAAATGATTGTACATTCTGGTCAGCACTACGATAGGCAGGTCAGCCAAATCTTTTTTGACGAGCTTGAAATTCCACAACCAGAGGTCAACTTGCAGGTTGGTTCTGGCTCCCATGCCGTGCAAACCGGGGAAATTATGGAACGATTTGAGACCTTTTTACTGGCACAGGATGCTGTAGACTGGGTACTCGTTTACGGCGATACAAACACAACGCTTGCTGGCGCGCTCGTGGCCGCCAAGCTGGATATACCCATCTCCCACGTGGAAGCTGGATTACGATCGTTCAACCGTAAAATGCCGGAAGAGATCAATAGAATTGTCACTGATCGGCTGTCTGAAGTACTCTTTTGCCCTACCTCAACCGCGATGCAGCATCTTAAAAATGAAGGCATTGATACAACGGTGTGTTTCTCGGGGGATGTGATGTATGATGCCACAATCCACTTCTCAGCCCTTGCTGCAACAAAGCAAAATCTGATTGATGATGTGCCGGCTGATTATTACCTGGCAACGGTACACCGGGCCTCGAATACAGATAACAAAAAACATCTCCTCGAAATCCTTGCCGGCTTGGGCGCCTTACCGGCGCCTGTTCTGCTACCTTTGCATCCCCGTACAAAAGCCAAGCTCGACGGCATTGATGTGCCTCAAAATATCCACGTTAAGGAGCCCGTGGGCTATTTGAAAATGTTGCAGCTTATAAAAAATGCACAGGCTGTGCTCACTGATTCAGGTGGTCTGCAAAAAGAAGCGTACTGGCTGAAGAAAGCGTGCATTACGCTCCGACAGGAGACAGAGTGGGTTGAGACGTTGGAAGGAGGATGGAACCAGTTGGTCGCCGCAGATCGCCAGGCGATTCAAGAAGCTGTAGCCCGGGTACCGGCTCTCACAACTCCCCAGAAAATGTTTGGGCTGCCCCTCGATGGAGGAACAGCCTCAAACGTAATCGCAAAGACCTTACTCGGATATAACAGCTAA
- a CDS encoding glycosyltransferase, giving the protein MAKRVLVIAYYFPPSGGSGVQRALKFVKYLPSFGWMPEVLTLDPASAAYPDLDPDMLREVPDGVNVHRTGAWDPYRIYAGFTNKSKADAVSVGFLSDKPISYRERIARWVRANVFIPDARVGWYFYALKKARTLVASGEIDAIFTTGPPHSTHLIGRSLKRRYNVPWIADFRDPWVDIDFLEELPMTGFARRKNARLEKSVLDESDAVLTVSPVIERQFVKKTNTPCVTIYNGFDRDDFSSDASLDPDTFYISHVGNMNAARNPVALWQALAQVKEQVPKLKIRLVGNVDGAVMQALEAAGLLDLVERIAYCPHGEAVRYMKQSAALLLPINRVFSAKGIVTGKLFEYLATGNPVLGIGPPDGDAAAILQDTGAGKMIDFDNGDAMLAYVRSLYTQWDAGKQHPHGDTSAIARYSRSGLTGQLAAMLDDIVGEKRT; this is encoded by the coding sequence TTGGCCAAACGCGTTCTTGTCATTGCGTACTATTTTCCTCCCTCTGGCGGTTCAGGCGTCCAGCGGGCACTGAAGTTTGTCAAGTACCTGCCATCTTTTGGTTGGATGCCGGAAGTGTTGACGCTTGACCCAGCATCAGCTGCGTACCCAGACCTGGACCCGGACATGCTACGGGAGGTCCCTGATGGCGTAAACGTGCATCGTACGGGTGCCTGGGATCCCTATCGGATATATGCCGGCTTTACCAACAAATCCAAAGCTGATGCCGTTTCGGTAGGCTTCCTATCCGACAAGCCTATCAGCTATCGCGAGCGAATTGCCCGGTGGGTGCGCGCAAACGTGTTCATTCCTGATGCACGAGTTGGCTGGTATTTCTACGCGTTGAAAAAAGCACGTACCCTTGTTGCATCTGGTGAAATAGATGCCATCTTCACAACCGGACCTCCTCATTCTACCCACCTTATCGGGCGGAGCCTGAAACGGCGATACAATGTGCCCTGGATTGCAGATTTCCGTGATCCCTGGGTTGATATTGACTTCCTGGAGGAGTTGCCCATGACGGGGTTTGCCCGCCGAAAAAATGCGCGCCTTGAAAAGTCTGTATTAGATGAGTCGGACGCTGTGCTGACTGTCAGCCCTGTGATTGAGCGGCAGTTTGTCAAAAAGACGAACACACCCTGCGTAACCATCTACAACGGATTTGATCGGGATGATTTTTCATCAGACGCATCTCTGGATCCTGATACGTTCTACATTTCCCATGTGGGCAACATGAACGCTGCGCGCAATCCTGTTGCGTTGTGGCAGGCGTTGGCGCAGGTAAAAGAGCAGGTGCCTAAACTGAAAATAAGGTTGGTAGGAAATGTTGACGGGGCAGTGATGCAAGCGTTGGAGGCTGCTGGCTTGTTGGATCTGGTAGAGCGCATTGCCTATTGTCCGCATGGCGAGGCTGTAAGGTACATGAAACAGAGTGCAGCCCTGCTATTGCCGATTAACCGTGTATTCTCTGCAAAAGGGATTGTAACGGGTAAGTTATTCGAATACCTCGCAACGGGTAATCCTGTTCTGGGCATAGGACCGCCTGATGGTGATGCAGCAGCAATATTGCAAGATACTGGCGCCGGCAAAATGATTGATTTTGATAATGGTGATGCCATGCTTGCATACGTCAGAAGCCTCTATACCCAGTGGGACGCCGGCAAGCAGCATCCGCATGGTGATACATCTGCTATTGCACGATACAGCCGATCAGGACTTACAGGGCAGCTTGCGGCTATGCTCGACGATATTGTAGGAGAAAAGAGAACATGA